From the Solibacillus sp. FSL R5-0449 genome, one window contains:
- the galE gene encoding UDP-glucose 4-epimerase GalE: protein MTILVTGGLGFIGSHTVVALIEEGFKVVIADNLSNSSLEVLSSLEDITKENIPFHEIDIADEKVVISLFEEYDFNGVIHFAGYKAVGESVSEPIKYYRNNLLTTLTLADVCKKYGVTKFIFSSSATVYGDNNVPFDETMQLLPTTNPYGETKAICERILTDLANANTDFEVALLRYFNPIGAHPSAVIGELPKGIPNNLMPYITQVAKGNLKELQIFGDDYPTQDGTGVRDYIHVMDLAEGHVAALKNITTGVHIYNLGTGQGTSVLEIVKTFESVNNIKIPYKIVDRRSGDIAFSYADVSKAKKELNWSAKRNLENMCRDSWNFIQAL from the coding sequence ATGACTATTTTGGTAACTGGAGGGCTTGGTTTTATAGGCTCTCATACAGTAGTAGCGTTAATAGAAGAAGGGTTTAAAGTAGTAATCGCAGATAATTTAAGTAATAGCAGTCTAGAAGTGTTATCTTCTTTAGAAGATATTACGAAAGAAAATATACCTTTTCATGAAATAGATATTGCTGACGAGAAAGTAGTTATTAGTTTATTTGAAGAATATGACTTTAATGGAGTAATACATTTTGCTGGCTATAAGGCAGTTGGTGAATCAGTTTCAGAACCAATAAAATATTATAGGAATAATTTATTAACTACACTTACTTTAGCTGATGTATGTAAGAAATATGGTGTAACAAAATTCATTTTTAGTTCATCTGCTACTGTTTATGGAGATAATAATGTACCATTTGATGAAACGATGCAATTGCTTCCAACGACTAATCCATACGGAGAAACTAAGGCCATCTGTGAACGTATTTTAACAGATTTAGCGAATGCAAATACAGATTTTGAAGTAGCTTTATTGCGTTATTTTAATCCAATTGGAGCTCACCCAAGTGCTGTAATTGGAGAATTGCCGAAGGGGATTCCAAATAATTTAATGCCTTATATAACACAAGTAGCAAAAGGAAATTTAAAAGAACTTCAGATATTTGGTGATGATTACCCAACCCAAGATGGCACGGGAGTTCGGGATTATATTCATGTAATGGACTTAGCTGAAGGTCATGTTGCTGCTTTGAAAAATATAACTACTGGGGTTCATATATATAACTTAGGGACAGGGCAAGGAACTAGTGTGCTAGAAATTGTAAAAACTTTTGAATCTGTGAATAATATAAAAATTCCTTATAAAATAGTAGACCGTCGATCAGGGGATATTGCTTTTAGTTATGCAGATGTGTCAAAAGCTAAAAAAGAGTTAAATTGGTCAGCGAAAAGAAATTTAGAAAATATGTGTAGAGACTCATGGAATTTTATACAAGCTTTATAA
- a CDS encoding S8 family serine peptidase has product MRKIMFLLMLFAWSFIISPTPIAEASSTEFQKSVIVKYPTETSKQIIIQNADAVIEEFEHLPMVAVKISNERLKNLKSEGHIEFYEENQQFTLQNQFKVANLSSAELERWNLKAMDVQNGWSHGYTGKGVKIAIIDSGVANHSDLTIAGGKSFVGESYDDDHGHGTHVAGIIAGKHNGVGVAGVAPNADVYAVKAIKSDGVGDVRVVLQAIDWAIDNHMDIINLSFGDLEYAKSLHEGIKKASEHGLLIVAASGNEGNDNGTGNTINYPARHEEVISVTSINRYFKRSSFSGTGDTNDFAAPGEEIYSTYLNGQYATYNGTSMATPHITGMLALLMEQYPYATPTELREGLRYIAEDLGDVGLDALYGYGLPKYRLPNFQVVEGFLNSGLSAEALNKKIDSMPDSIEKLALKNEQNKAEQTVIKEIDQLLGTLEKEPTEQLWNELQALLAKLVAADVKEQKQKEADAVIERLLEPATNAVRTFTKNKTVYNYKKAEVELNKLPSLNKKKDLEETLNVALKEFAKNAIDSLAQFEKNPTKNQYSYTNFSINSLPDSKIKTELLEKLAKQVQTAVKTAKTNIAAYEKVQTLKNYNKAVKAIQSVFDEKQRELLEKRIQKTVNNNTAKAKTRVANYEKKKTKANRNLAMKLVQELPNGKEKQQLLKRLK; this is encoded by the coding sequence GTGAGAAAAATAATGTTCTTACTGATGTTATTTGCATGGAGTTTTATAATAAGTCCAACACCTATAGCAGAAGCATCGTCAACAGAATTTCAAAAAAGCGTTATTGTAAAATACCCAACAGAAACCAGCAAACAAATAATCATTCAAAATGCTGATGCTGTCATAGAAGAGTTTGAACATTTACCAATGGTGGCTGTAAAAATTTCAAATGAACGGTTAAAAAATCTTAAAAGCGAAGGGCATATCGAGTTTTACGAAGAAAACCAACAATTCACCCTGCAAAATCAATTTAAAGTTGCGAATTTGTCTTCCGCTGAATTAGAGCGCTGGAATTTGAAGGCAATGGATGTGCAAAATGGCTGGAGTCATGGCTATACAGGTAAAGGGGTTAAAATAGCCATTATTGATTCGGGGGTAGCTAACCATTCGGACCTGACGATTGCGGGTGGCAAATCATTTGTCGGGGAAAGTTATGATGATGACCATGGCCATGGAACCCATGTTGCAGGAATTATTGCAGGAAAGCATAATGGAGTTGGTGTAGCAGGAGTTGCACCAAATGCTGATGTTTATGCAGTAAAGGCGATAAAGAGTGATGGGGTTGGTGATGTTCGAGTTGTGTTACAGGCAATCGACTGGGCGATCGATAATCATATGGATATCATTAATTTGAGCTTTGGAGATTTGGAATATGCGAAATCCTTGCATGAAGGGATTAAAAAGGCATCTGAACATGGTTTACTGATTGTTGCAGCGAGTGGCAATGAAGGAAATGATAACGGAACGGGAAATACGATTAATTACCCGGCACGGCATGAGGAAGTAATATCAGTTACCTCAATTAATCGTTATTTCAAACGTTCTTCATTTAGCGGAACGGGTGATACGAATGATTTTGCAGCACCGGGAGAAGAAATTTACAGTACATATTTAAACGGACAATATGCTACATACAATGGTACTTCGATGGCGACACCACATATAACGGGAATGTTAGCATTGTTGATGGAACAATATCCATATGCAACCCCTACTGAATTGCGCGAAGGTTTGCGTTATATTGCAGAAGACTTAGGCGATGTGGGTTTGGATGCTTTATACGGGTATGGGCTGCCTAAATACAGACTTCCGAATTTTCAAGTTGTAGAGGGATTTTTGAATAGTGGATTATCTGCTGAAGCTTTGAATAAAAAAATTGATTCAATGCCTGACTCGATTGAAAAACTAGCTTTAAAAAATGAACAAAATAAAGCAGAGCAAACGGTTATTAAAGAAATCGATCAATTATTAGGTACCCTTGAAAAAGAACCTACTGAACAACTTTGGAATGAATTACAAGCACTATTAGCAAAACTGGTTGCTGCTGATGTAAAAGAACAAAAGCAAAAAGAAGCAGATGCTGTTATTGAGAGACTACTTGAACCTGCAACAAATGCAGTAAGAACCTTTACTAAAAATAAAACAGTCTATAACTATAAAAAGGCAGAGGTAGAATTAAATAAATTACCTTCATTAAATAAGAAGAAGGATCTAGAAGAAACGCTAAATGTGGCACTAAAAGAGTTTGCGAAAAATGCAATTGACAGTTTAGCACAATTTGAAAAGAACCCTACCAAAAATCAATATAGTTATACGAACTTTTCCATTAATAGCTTACCAGATTCCAAAATTAAAACTGAGCTACTCGAAAAGTTAGCAAAGCAAGTACAAACTGCTGTAAAAACAGCAAAGACGAATATTGCAGCATATGAAAAAGTCCAAACACTGAAAAATTACAATAAAGCAGTAAAGGCTATTCAATCTGTATTTGATGAAAAACAGCGTGAACTGCTGGAAAAAAGAATTCAGAAAACGGTCAACAATAATACAGCTAAAGCGAAAACACGTGTAGCCAATTATGAAAAGAAAAAAACAAAAGCTAACCGGAACTTAGCGATGAAATTAGTACAAGAACTGCCAAACGGAAAAGAAAAACAACAGTTATTGAAAAGACTAAAATAA
- a CDS encoding glycosyltransferase family 4 protein — translation MKILLVYQYFLDKDESGLSRFNKMIEHWEREGHEITVIAGNVNYTSGTKKEKYKGKLYTMEQYSEKTTLYRTYVSESYNKSLLGRLWGYFSFTFSSSLIGLLKLKKHDVVIVSSPPLFVGITGVLLKFFKRMPLVFEVRDIWPESAIELGLLNSKLLIKLSYLGEKLFYKYADKINVLTPAFKDFLINKKRVDKNKIIYIPNGADLDVFYPQSNNQRLEQLKKEYKGKFIVSYFGSHSTANKLEQLLDVAKVCSKDENIHFLLIGNGKEKENLIKKAKEEKINNVTFLGQQPREKINDYCAISAIGTAILPKIDIFKTVYPSKVFDYLSAGKPVVIGVDGVSRELVEGNNCGIYANPENPNEFREAILKILDNNSLRISMGENGRLLMEKEFSRQYLSLKYLDELIKLKR, via the coding sequence ATGAAAATATTATTAGTTTATCAGTATTTCTTAGATAAAGATGAATCAGGATTATCAAGGTTTAACAAAATGATTGAACATTGGGAACGTGAGGGGCATGAAATTACTGTTATTGCTGGAAATGTAAATTATACGTCAGGTACAAAAAAGGAAAAGTATAAAGGGAAATTATACACAATGGAGCAGTATTCTGAAAAAACAACTTTATATAGAACTTATGTATCAGAGTCCTATAATAAATCATTGTTGGGAAGGTTATGGGGTTATTTTTCTTTCACATTTTCCTCTTCACTTATAGGTTTGTTAAAGTTAAAGAAGCACGATGTTGTAATTGTGAGTTCACCACCATTATTTGTTGGAATTACGGGAGTTCTTTTAAAATTTTTTAAGAGGATGCCATTAGTTTTTGAAGTTAGAGATATTTGGCCGGAATCAGCAATAGAATTAGGCCTTCTAAATAGTAAGCTATTAATAAAGCTTTCATATTTAGGAGAAAAGTTATTTTATAAATATGCAGATAAAATAAATGTTTTAACACCTGCTTTTAAAGATTTTTTAATTAATAAAAAGAGGGTCGATAAAAACAAAATAATATATATTCCCAATGGCGCCGATTTAGATGTTTTTTATCCGCAAAGCAATAACCAAAGATTAGAACAACTAAAGAAAGAATATAAGGGGAAATTTATTGTTTCTTATTTTGGATCACATAGTACTGCAAATAAATTAGAACAACTTTTAGATGTTGCAAAAGTATGTTCAAAAGATGAGAATATACATTTTTTGCTAATTGGCAATGGCAAAGAAAAAGAAAATTTAATAAAAAAAGCAAAAGAAGAAAAAATAAATAACGTTACATTTTTAGGGCAACAACCACGTGAAAAAATTAATGACTATTGTGCAATTTCCGCTATAGGAACAGCAATTTTACCTAAAATTGATATATTTAAAACTGTATATCCTAGTAAAGTTTTTGATTACCTTAGTGCTGGTAAACCTGTTGTTATTGGTGTGGATGGTGTTTCGCGAGAGCTTGTAGAAGGGAATAACTGTGGGATTTATGCGAATCCAGAAAATCCAAATGAATTTAGAGAAGCCATTTTAAAAATATTAGATAATAATAGTTTGCGTATCTCAATGGGAGAAAATGGACGTTTATTAATGGAAAAAGAATTTTCACGTCAATATTTATCATTAAAATATTTGGATGAGTTAATTAAATTAAAGAGGTAG
- a CDS encoding pectate lyase-like adhesive domain-containing protein, protein MNKRQKSKFIKATTAAAVAASVVAVAAPIAPEASSFKDVSSSNQFFDAIKSLSDRGIINGYQDGTFKPGQNLTRGQAAKIIAGVLGLDTTNVVNPNFKDIPSNHQYYGAIAALKQAGIIDGYEDGTFRQGANIQRNHVAKIIANALNLKSTNVDALPFTDVREDYKEAIAALYENKVTTGKTATKFDGASNVTRGQMAAFITRAEAVVSSTPETPQTVTFKLDDYTTASLVVNGTTYSYDNSVKSIFTEDNKEALNDASIVATVTNGVITSIDSLILNNAGTVDKAVVFKSDAIINALTINADYVFVSGLTVTGNATVTTNVENSVELDGTTVKGDLIIDDAIFGKIASLDNKFANEEKKGPNVKLRNFKAGKVHVKRNDIAIESDSVITEITVAASVSIINVDGTVSKVTIESTAKLELTGNANIAQLLLTTAAELALKISGTVEALAVSNPAAQITVGTNLKINELTVPSGSTAAGIVSNFAAIASQIVNVIVGTAPNAGAPSTGGGGGGGAGGGAGGNVQTPTPGADALAAAKFAASKLIATDYTPSSYRAVTNAVAAAGLATTDVEKLAAAKAITDAIAALVAITESTIVQSATVSTNDATEDSKGEWTFVITPTTALVEGDQLIISSKDFDLSQLANSDISANTADTESVKSRIHIQNSTISGHHDLVIYLNTAIDAGEAITVTIVDEKITNPKAGLYEKAFVIATSKDVKAKYVPVTISKSEILETYPVTFTSADGATIVVRDSAGNKVTDLTKVANGIYSYTVTKEGYKTIEGTFTVEGAAKEVVITLEADIVPVATYPVTFTSADGATIVVRDSAGNEVTDLSKLANGIYSYTVTKAGYKTVEGTFTVEGAAKEVIITLEAEENGQTASTPILIGDSTITSGDTIKLSVTTGDTVYYTLDGSTPTTSSDSVTVTNGEAIIPVTGDGLVKLKAFAVINGGTNSSVAVIPLEVKNVTTTANVKNLDELKLALANEEITTINITEDILDITEALHVNRKVTINGEGKTLSFTTALNTLANGKRQGVLVTADDIVLNGLTVKMAGELGWQGVYGIQVYDATNVTLNNVTTVGADGGILVNGSAVELTGTTTVSGNEFGGIEVSKGTATGLSNTILTVTGTVTNDTESYGQPTVWVVTGQGTVTGVGGWKTNTTIKPDQTQYYQVSENADAPVATTANVKNLDELKLALANEEITTINITEDILDITEALHADRKVTINGEGKTLSFTTALNTLANGKRQGVLVTADDVVLNGLAVKMAGELGWQGVYGIQVYDATNVTLNNVTTVGADGGILVNGSAVELTGTTTVSGNEFGGIEVSKGTATGLSNTILTVTGTVTNDTESYGQPTVWVVTGQGTVTGVGGWKTNTTIKPDQTQYYQVSENADAPVATTANVKNLDELKLALANEEITTINITEDILDITEALHADRKVTINGEGKTLSFTTALNTLANGKRQGVLVTADDVVLNGLAVKMAGELGWQGVYGIQVYDATNVTLNNVTTVGADGGILVNGSAVELTGTTTVSGNEFGGIEVSKGTATGLSNTILTVTGTVTNDTESYGQPTVWVVTGQGTVTGVGGWKTNTTIKPDQTQYYQVSENADAPVATTANVKNLDELKLALANEEITTINITEDILDITEALHVNRKVTINGEGKTLSFTTALNTLANGKRQGVLVTADDVVLNGLTVKMAGELGWQGVYGIQVYDATNVTLNNVTTVGADGGILVNGSAVELTGTTTVSENEFGGIEVSKGTATGLSNSILTVTGTVTNDTESYGQPTVWVVTGQGTVTGVGGWTTNTTIKPDQTQYYQAAENVDAPLVTKLVEEESEVQVATNLIMGINFIIQNGLVKFI, encoded by the coding sequence ATGAATAAAAGACAAAAATCGAAGTTCATAAAAGCTACAACAGCAGCAGCGGTTGCAGCTTCAGTTGTAGCAGTTGCCGCACCAATCGCACCTGAAGCAAGTTCATTCAAAGATGTATCTTCATCAAACCAATTTTTTGATGCAATTAAGAGTTTAAGTGATCGTGGCATCATTAATGGTTATCAAGATGGTACATTTAAACCAGGACAAAACTTGACGCGTGGTCAAGCAGCAAAAATTATTGCTGGTGTACTAGGTTTAGATACAACTAATGTAGTTAATCCCAACTTCAAAGATATCCCAAGTAATCATCAATACTACGGAGCAATTGCTGCGTTAAAACAAGCAGGTATTATTGATGGTTATGAAGATGGTACTTTCCGCCAAGGAGCAAATATCCAACGTAATCACGTAGCGAAGATTATTGCCAATGCATTAAATTTAAAATCTACTAATGTTGATGCATTACCATTTACAGACGTACGTGAAGATTATAAAGAAGCAATTGCTGCTCTATATGAAAATAAAGTAACAACAGGAAAAACAGCTACTAAATTTGATGGTGCTTCTAATGTAACACGTGGTCAAATGGCAGCATTTATTACACGTGCAGAAGCTGTAGTTTCATCAACTCCTGAAACACCTCAAACTGTAACTTTCAAACTGGATGATTACACAACAGCCAGTCTTGTTGTGAATGGAACAACTTATTCATACGATAATTCTGTGAAATCAATATTTACAGAGGATAATAAAGAAGCATTAAATGACGCTTCCATTGTCGCTACAGTTACAAATGGTGTTATTACAAGTATTGATTCTCTAATACTGAATAATGCGGGTACAGTAGATAAGGCAGTAGTTTTCAAGTCTGATGCAATAATTAATGCACTAACGATTAATGCTGATTATGTATTCGTTTCTGGATTGACAGTAACAGGTAACGCAACCGTAACAACAAATGTTGAAAATTCAGTCGAGTTAGATGGCACTACAGTTAAAGGAGATTTAATCATAGATGACGCAATTTTCGGTAAAATTGCCTCGTTAGATAATAAGTTTGCCAACGAAGAGAAAAAAGGACCGAATGTAAAATTAAGAAATTTTAAAGCCGGAAAAGTTCATGTAAAGCGTAACGATATTGCTATTGAATCGGATTCCGTAATTACTGAAATTACAGTAGCTGCTTCAGTTTCAATAATCAATGTCGATGGAACAGTTTCAAAAGTTACGATTGAATCGACAGCGAAACTGGAATTGACAGGTAATGCTAATATCGCACAGCTATTATTAACAACTGCGGCAGAACTTGCCTTAAAAATTTCAGGGACAGTAGAGGCTTTGGCAGTTTCAAATCCAGCTGCACAAATAACAGTTGGTACAAATTTGAAAATAAATGAATTGACTGTCCCATCTGGCTCAACAGCTGCAGGAATTGTTTCAAACTTTGCGGCAATAGCGTCACAAATTGTGAATGTCATTGTTGGGACAGCGCCGAATGCAGGTGCACCTAGTACAGGTGGAGGAGGAGGCGGTGGTGCTGGTGGTGGTGCTGGTGGAAATGTACAAACACCAACACCAGGTGCGGACGCATTAGCGGCAGCGAAGTTCGCGGCATCAAAGCTAATAGCAACGGACTACACTCCATCCTCATACCGTGCAGTAACAAATGCAGTGGCAGCAGCAGGTTTAGCAACAACAGATGTTGAAAAATTAGCGGCGGCAAAAGCAATTACTGATGCGATTGCAGCGCTAGTAGCGATAACTGAATCTACAATTGTACAAAGTGCTACTGTAAGTACAAATGATGCAACAGAAGATAGCAAAGGGGAATGGACTTTTGTTATTACTCCGACTACGGCTTTAGTTGAAGGAGACCAACTTATTATTTCATCAAAAGATTTTGATTTAAGCCAATTAGCTAACAGCGATATCAGCGCTAATACTGCAGATACAGAAAGCGTTAAATCTAGAATTCATATTCAAAACAGTACTATCTCAGGTCACCATGATCTTGTAATTTATTTAAATACGGCAATTGATGCGGGAGAGGCTATCACGGTTACTATTGTTGATGAAAAAATCACTAATCCTAAAGCAGGATTATATGAAAAGGCATTTGTTATAGCGACTTCAAAGGATGTAAAAGCCAAATACGTACCAGTTACCATTTCGAAAAGTGAAATTTTGGAAACTTACCCAGTGACATTTACGAGTGCGGATGGGGCGACAATCGTAGTAAGAGATAGTGCAGGCAACAAAGTTACTGATTTAACAAAAGTAGCTAATGGTATCTATAGTTATACAGTAACAAAAGAAGGTTACAAAACAATAGAAGGAACATTTACTGTAGAAGGTGCAGCTAAAGAAGTAGTAATTACATTAGAGGCTGACATAGTTCCAGTAGCAACATACCCAGTAACATTTACAAGTGCGGACGGGGCAACAATTGTAGTAAGGGATAGTGCAGGCAACGAAGTTACTGATTTATCAAAACTAGCTAATGGTATCTATAGTTATACAGTAACAAAAGCAGGTTACAAAACAGTAGAAGGAACATTTACTGTAGAGGGTGCCGCGAAAGAAGTAATAATTACATTAGAGGCTGAAGAAAATGGACAAACAGCATCTACACCAATATTAATTGGAGATTCTACAATTACATCAGGTGATACAATAAAATTATCTGTAACAACAGGAGATACAGTTTATTATACTTTAGATGGGTCAACTCCAACAACAAGTTCAGATTCTGTGACAGTGACAAATGGTGAAGCAATTATTCCTGTAACAGGAGACGGCCTTGTAAAATTAAAAGCCTTTGCGGTTATTAATGGTGGAACAAATAGTAGTGTTGCAGTTATTCCGTTAGAAGTGAAAAATGTAACAACAACTGCAAATGTAAAAAATCTTGACGAATTAAAATTAGCGTTAGCGAATGAAGAGATTACAACAATCAACATTACAGAAGATATTTTGGATATCACAGAAGCGCTACATGTAAACCGCAAGGTAACAATCAACGGTGAAGGAAAGACGTTGTCTTTCACAACAGCCCTTAATACATTAGCAAATGGAAAAAGACAAGGGGTTTTAGTAACAGCAGATGATATAGTACTGAATGGCTTGACAGTAAAAATGGCAGGTGAACTGGGATGGCAGGGCGTTTACGGAATCCAGGTTTATGACGCAACTAACGTGACGCTTAATAATGTAACGACAGTAGGAGCAGATGGCGGTATTTTAGTAAACGGATCTGCAGTAGAGTTAACAGGAACAACAACAGTTAGTGGAAATGAATTTGGTGGAATTGAAGTATCTAAAGGTACTGCAACAGGCCTCTCAAACACAATACTAACAGTAACTGGGACTGTAACAAACGATACTGAAAGCTACGGTCAACCAACAGTTTGGGTGGTAACTGGTCAAGGAACGGTGACGGGAGTAGGGGGATGGAAAACCAATACAACAATCAAGCCCGATCAAACACAGTATTACCAAGTATCTGAAAATGCGGATGCCCCAGTAGCAACAACTGCAAATGTAAAAAATCTTGACGAATTAAAATTAGCATTAGCGAATGAAGAGATTACAACAATCAACATTACAGAAGATATTTTGGATATCACAGAAGCGCTACATGCAGACCGCAAGGTAACAATCAACGGTGAGGGAAAGACGTTGTCTTTCACAACAGCCCTTAATACATTAGCAAATGGAAAAAGACAAGGGGTTTTAGTAACAGCAGATGATGTAGTACTGAATGGCTTGGCAGTAAAAATGGCAGGTGAATTGGGATGGCAGGGCGTTTACGGAATCCAGGTTTATGACGCAACTAACGTGACGCTTAATAATGTAACGACAGTAGGAGCAGATGGCGGTATTTTAGTAAACGGATCTGCAGTAGAGTTAACAGGAACAACAACAGTTAGTGGAAATGAATTTGGTGGAATTGAAGTATCTAAAGGTACTGCAACAGGCCTCTCAAACACAATACTAACAGTAACTGGGACTGTAACAAACGATACTGAAAGCTACGGTCAACCAACAGTTTGGGTGGTAACTGGTCAAGGAACGGTGACGGGAGTAGGGGGATGGAAAACCAATACAACAATCAAGCCCGATCAAACACAGTATTACCAAGTATCTGAAAATGCGGATGCCCCAGTAGCAACAACTGCAAATGTAAAAAATCTTGACGAATTAAAATTAGCATTAGCGAATGAAGAGATTACAACAATCAACATTACAGAAGATATTTTGGATATCACAGAAGCGCTACATGCAGACCGCAAGGTAACAATCAACGGTGAGGGAAAGACGTTGTCTTTCACAACAGCCCTTAATACATTAGCAAATGGAAAAAGACAAGGGGTTTTAGTAACAGCAGATGATGTAGTACTGAATGGCTTGGCAGTAAAAATGGCAGGTGAATTGGGATGGCAGGGCGTTTACGGAATCCAGGTTTATGACGCAACTAACGTGACGCTTAATAATGTAACGACAGTAGGAGCAGATGGCGGTATTTTAGTAAACGGATCTGCAGTAGAGTTAACAGGAACAACAACAGTTAGTGGAAATGAATTTGGTGGAATTGAAGTATCTAAAGGTACTGCAACAGGCCTCTCAAACACAATACTAACAGTAACTGGGACTGTAACAAACGATACTGAAAGCTACGGTCAACCAACAGTTTGGGTGGTAACTGGTCAAGGAACGGTGACGGGAGTAGGGGGATGGAAAACCAATACAACAATCAAGCCCGATCAAACACAGTATTACCAAGTATCTGAAAATGCGGATGCCCCAGTAGCAACAACTGCAAATGTAAAAAATCTTGACGAATTAAAATTAGCATTAGCGAATGAAGAGATTACAACAATCAACATTACAGAAGATATTTTGGATATCACAGAAGCGCTACATGTAAACCGCAAGGTAACAATCAATGGTGAGGGAAAGACGTTGTCTTTCACAACAGCCCTTAATACATTAGCAAATGGAAAAAGACAAGGGGTTTTAGTAACAGCAGATGATGTAGTACTGAATGGCTTAACAGTAAAAATGGCAGGTGAACTGGGATGGCAGGGCGTTTACGGAATCCAGGTTTATGACGCAACTAACGTGACGCTTAATAATGTAACGACAGTAGGAGCAGATGGCGGTATTTTAGTAAACGGATCTGCAGTAGAGTTAACAGGAACAACAACAGTTAGTGAAAATGAATTTGGTGGAATTGAAGTATCTAAAGGTACTGCAACAGGCCTCTCAAACTCAATACTAACAGTAACTGGGACTGTAACAAACGATACTGAAAGCTACGGTCAACCAACAGTTTGGGTGGTAACTGGTCAAGGAACGGTGACGGGAGTAGGGGGATGGACAACCAATACAACAATCAAGCCCGATCAAACACAATATTACCAAGCAGCTGAAAATGTGGATGCCCCATTAGTAACCAAATTAGTAGAGGAAGAAAGTGAAGTACAAGTTGCAACTAATTTAATTATGGGGATAAATTTTATAATTCAGAATGGTCTTGTTAAATTTATTTAG
- a CDS encoding sugar transferase — MGDIRSTSTQKFTIIFVDLFLMFIAYILAFNFRFQDIKTENWSAFLSLVPWILLITLFFIMMYELYTVDSKSKWDIIRNVFVASTLMMFLTMAASFLFREFALPRSVILIAYIIGNFLLIIWKFIIYAFISKKIHTVLFIGEYEEKEKIAYQMEFQFGKNTDINHLSESASLDTILWELDDIDYVVIGSKVENNLKSQIIYEAIKNGKIVYVIPDFYDALLSQSIITTIDDTMVMGVKPFGLSISQTIIKRGYDIVISSIALISLSVFFLIVVIIMKIKEPKGSIFYKQARLGQNNKEFTIYKFRSMVEGAEKLTGPVLAGQNDPRITKFGHFIRRTRIDELPQFLNVLKGDMSIVGPRPEREFFIKQFEKEHNSYTYRSTVKPGITGYAQIMGKYTTTVEDKLRFDLFYIRNYSFILDLIIQFRTIIVMLDKTKSEGNKNKKETF; from the coding sequence TTGGGTGATATAAGGAGTACCAGCACTCAAAAGTTTACGATTATTTTTGTAGATTTATTTTTGATGTTTATAGCATATATACTTGCGTTTAATTTTCGCTTTCAAGATATAAAAACAGAAAACTGGAGTGCGTTTTTGTCATTAGTACCATGGATTTTATTAATTACATTGTTTTTTATTATGATGTATGAGCTTTATACAGTAGATAGTAAAAGTAAATGGGATATCATTCGCAATGTCTTTGTAGCTTCAACATTAATGATGTTTTTAACAATGGCGGCATCATTTTTATTTCGGGAATTTGCTTTGCCACGGTCTGTTATTTTAATTGCTTATATAATAGGGAATTTCCTGCTTATCATTTGGAAATTTATTATTTATGCGTTTATCTCTAAAAAAATTCATACTGTACTTTTTATTGGTGAGTATGAAGAAAAAGAAAAAATAGCATATCAAATGGAATTTCAGTTTGGAAAAAATACAGATATTAACCATTTATCAGAGAGCGCCTCACTAGATACAATTTTATGGGAATTAGACGATATTGATTATGTGGTAATAGGGTCTAAAGTTGAGAATAATTTGAAATCACAAATTATATATGAAGCAATTAAAAATGGAAAAATAGTATATGTTATACCGGATTTTTATGATGCGTTATTATCACAATCTATTATTACAACAATTGATGATACGATGGTAATGGGTGTAAAACCATTTGGCTTGTCAATTTCTCAGACTATAATAAAAAGAGGATACGATATAGTAATTTCTTCTATAGCTTTAATAAGTCTATCTGTATTTTTTTTAATTGTAGTTATCATTATGAAAATTAAAGAACCCAAGGGAAGTATATTTTATAAACAAGCTCGTTTAGGGCAAAATAATAAAGAGTTTACGATTTATAAATTTAGATCAATGGTTGAAGGCGCTGAAAAGTTAACAGGTCCTGTATTAGCAGGTCAAAATGACCCACGAATTACAAAGTTTGGCCATTTCATTAGAAGGACTCGAATAGATGAGTTGCCTCAATTCTTAAATGTTTTAAAAGGTGATATGTCGATTGTAGGTCCACGCCCGGAGAGGGAATTTTTTATCAAACAGTTTGAAAAGGAGCATAATTCATATACATACCGAAGTACTGTAAAACCAGGTATTACAGGTTATGCACAAATCATGGGTAAATATACTACGACTGTTGAAGATAAGTTACGATTTGATTTATTCTATATTCGTAATTATTCTTTTATACTAGATTTGATTATTCAGTTTAGAACAATAATTGTAATGTTAGATAAAACTAAATCAGAGGGGAATAAAAATAAGAAAGAAACTTTTTAG